The proteins below come from a single Microbulbifer sp. Q7 genomic window:
- a CDS encoding NAD(P)-dependent oxidoreductase, whose protein sequence is MTTTVAFIGLGVMGFPMAGYLSKAGYQVHVYNRTASRASEWLTTYAGKAFATPAEAAEGAEFVFACVGNDDDLRQVTTGADGAFQGMDAGSLFVDHTTASANVARELAAVASEKAIGFLDAPVSGGQAGAENGALTIMVGGTEAEYARARPLLDCYARAVNLLGPVGSGQLCKMVNQICIAGLVQGLSEGLHFARTAGLDPEQVVEVISKGAAQSWQMENRYKTMLAGEYEHGFAVDWMRKDLGIVLDEAQRNGALLPVTALVDQFYSEVQALGGGRWDTSSLFARLTNLRDFS, encoded by the coding sequence ATGACAACCACAGTTGCTTTTATCGGGCTCGGTGTAATGGGTTTCCCCATGGCGGGATACCTGTCCAAAGCCGGCTATCAGGTCCACGTGTACAATCGCACCGCCAGTCGCGCCAGCGAATGGCTGACGACGTATGCGGGCAAAGCCTTCGCCACCCCTGCAGAGGCTGCCGAGGGTGCAGAATTTGTGTTCGCCTGCGTGGGCAATGACGATGACCTGCGTCAGGTCACCACGGGGGCGGACGGCGCTTTTCAGGGCATGGATGCCGGCAGTTTGTTTGTTGATCACACCACGGCTTCGGCCAATGTGGCGCGCGAGCTGGCGGCGGTTGCCAGTGAAAAAGCAATCGGATTCCTGGACGCGCCGGTATCCGGCGGCCAGGCCGGGGCCGAAAATGGCGCTCTGACCATCATGGTGGGCGGCACCGAGGCAGAGTATGCACGCGCGCGTCCGCTGCTGGATTGCTATGCGCGGGCGGTCAACCTGTTGGGTCCGGTCGGCAGCGGTCAGCTGTGCAAAATGGTGAACCAGATCTGCATCGCCGGGCTGGTACAGGGGCTCTCTGAGGGCTTGCACTTCGCCCGCACGGCCGGTCTGGACCCGGAGCAGGTGGTGGAGGTGATTTCCAAGGGCGCGGCGCAAAGCTGGCAGATGGAAAACCGCTATAAAACCATGCTGGCGGGCGAGTACGAGCATGGTTTTGCCGTGGACTGGATGCGCAAGGACCTGGGGATAGTACTCGACGAAGCCCAGCGCAACGGTGCCCTGTTGCCGGTCACCGCGCTGGTGGACCAGTTTTACAGTGAAGTACAGGCCCTGGGCGGCGGTCGC
- a CDS encoding undecaprenyl-diphosphate phosphatase has translation METFQIIILALIQGITEFLPISSSAHLILPNQVLGWPDQGLAFDVAVHFGSLTAVLIYFRKDVWHLIRDGLGGFRSGQFSDEGRLAWLIVLATIPAGLVGLAFKDFIETHMRSSAVIAATTILFGALLWWADVHGARRDDLGKLNWKKALMIGAAQAIALIPGTSRSGITMTAGLMLGMKREAAARFSFLMSIPVIALSALLLTLELLDTHSVPWGSIFLGIVLSGISAYLCIHFFLQFISRIGMAPFAIYRFLLGGALIWLLFAS, from the coding sequence ATGGAAACTTTTCAGATCATTATCCTTGCCCTGATTCAGGGAATTACGGAATTTCTTCCGATTTCCAGTTCCGCGCACCTGATTCTTCCCAATCAGGTGCTCGGTTGGCCGGATCAGGGGCTGGCGTTTGACGTGGCCGTGCATTTCGGTTCCCTGACGGCGGTGCTGATCTATTTCCGCAAGGACGTCTGGCATTTGATCCGCGATGGGTTGGGCGGATTCAGAAGCGGGCAGTTTAGTGATGAGGGTCGGCTCGCCTGGCTGATTGTGCTGGCTACCATTCCCGCAGGGCTGGTGGGCCTGGCGTTCAAGGATTTTATTGAAACCCACATGCGCTCGTCCGCGGTGATCGCAGCCACGACCATTCTGTTTGGCGCGCTGTTGTGGTGGGCGGATGTACACGGTGCGCGGCGGGATGACCTGGGCAAGTTGAACTGGAAGAAGGCGCTGATGATCGGCGCCGCCCAGGCCATTGCGCTGATTCCCGGCACCTCCCGTTCCGGGATCACCATGACCGCCGGCTTGATGCTGGGGATGAAGCGGGAGGCCGCCGCACGCTTTTCTTTTTTGATGTCGATTCCGGTAATCGCCCTCAGTGCATTACTGTTGACGCTTGAGCTTCTGGATACCCATTCAGTGCCCTGGGGGAGTATCTTCCTCGGCATTGTACTGTCCGGAATCAGCGCCTATCTGTGCATACATTTTTTCCTTCAATTTATCAGTCGCATCGGGATGGCACCTTTTGCCATCTACCGCTTTTTGCTGGGTGGAGCCTTGATCTGGTTATTGTTCGCCAGCTGA
- the tsaB gene encoding tRNA (adenosine(37)-N6)-threonylcarbamoyltransferase complex dimerization subunit type 1 TsaB — MALKLLAVDTTSGACSVALYQDGAVTEQFVKAERDHTRRLLPMVEAVLADGGCRLADVDALAVSQGPGSFTGLRIAISCVQGLAFAADKPVIPVSSLAAMATGAIRANPDWQGAPVLPALDARMQEVYWGLYAADRPGEALLPDAVASPEQVVAALEEAGHGPAGDGQCTFYAAGPGWQYPSLAALTPLGVWEEAAIHAQDIAVLAAGLWPSGKFVAAQDLEPAYLRNEVTWKKRERIRDR; from the coding sequence ATGGCATTGAAACTTCTGGCTGTTGATACCACTTCCGGCGCCTGTTCCGTGGCCCTGTACCAGGACGGCGCAGTCACCGAACAGTTTGTGAAGGCGGAGCGGGATCATACCCGTCGCCTGCTACCCATGGTGGAGGCGGTACTGGCCGATGGTGGGTGTCGCCTGGCCGATGTCGACGCACTGGCTGTCAGCCAGGGCCCGGGTTCATTCACCGGCCTGCGCATAGCGATCAGTTGTGTACAGGGATTGGCCTTTGCCGCGGACAAACCGGTGATACCGGTTTCCAGTCTTGCCGCCATGGCGACTGGCGCGATTCGTGCAAACCCGGACTGGCAAGGGGCACCGGTGCTGCCGGCGCTGGATGCGAGGATGCAGGAGGTTTACTGGGGACTCTACGCCGCTGATCGTCCCGGTGAGGCCCTGTTGCCCGATGCCGTGGCAAGCCCTGAACAGGTGGTTGCCGCACTGGAAGAGGCCGGGCACGGCCCTGCGGGCGACGGTCAATGCACCTTCTACGCCGCTGGCCCCGGCTGGCAGTATCCTTCGCTGGCCGCTTTGACCCCGCTGGGGGTGTGGGAAGAGGCTGCGATTCATGCCCAGGATATCGCGGTGTTGGCCGCGGGTCTCTGGCCGAGCGGTAAGTTTGTCGCTGCCCAGGACCTTGAACCGGCGTACTTGCGCAATGAGGTGACCTGGAAAAAACGCGAACGCATCCGCGACCGCTGA
- the hemH gene encoding ferrochelatase, whose protein sequence is MAHAIILMNLGTPAEPTPGAVRAFLREFLSDPRVVEIPKPVWQLILNLFILPLRPKRIAPAYAEIWDSGLDGEAVNGSPIMFYTRRQAELLQARLQPLDSVARDNKSGNVIVTYAMTYGAPNLADTVARLRQEGAKGFTLVPLYPQYSATTTGAIYDQVAGLIRKSRDVPDISVVHDYWEHPGYIAALANSVREHWHKHGQAEKLMMSFHGIPKANTRKGDPYYHHCCGTAERLAEALGLSRERWEITFQSRFGKAEWLQPYTDKTLIEWGRNGVASVDVLCPAFAADCLETLEEIAVENRANFIDAGGREYRYIPALNTREDHIAMLEAIARERIPDLKAG, encoded by the coding sequence ATGGCTCACGCGATCATTTTGATGAACCTGGGGACCCCTGCAGAGCCCACGCCCGGAGCCGTGCGGGCGTTTCTTCGCGAATTTTTGTCCGATCCCCGAGTGGTAGAGATTCCGAAGCCCGTGTGGCAGCTGATCCTCAACCTGTTCATCCTGCCCCTGCGGCCAAAGCGCATAGCCCCGGCCTACGCGGAAATCTGGGATAGTGGCCTCGATGGGGAGGCGGTAAACGGGTCCCCGATCATGTTCTACACCCGTCGGCAGGCAGAGCTGCTGCAGGCGCGGCTGCAGCCCCTTGATTCTGTCGCGCGAGATAATAAAAGCGGTAACGTTATCGTCACCTACGCGATGACTTACGGTGCGCCCAATCTGGCGGATACCGTTGCGCGGTTGCGGCAGGAAGGGGCCAAGGGGTTCACTCTGGTGCCGCTCTATCCCCAGTACTCGGCGACAACCACCGGGGCCATTTACGATCAGGTGGCCGGCTTAATTCGGAAGTCGCGCGATGTGCCGGACATTTCTGTGGTCCACGATTACTGGGAGCATCCAGGTTACATTGCGGCGTTGGCGAACTCGGTACGTGAGCACTGGCACAAGCATGGCCAGGCAGAGAAACTCATGATGTCGTTTCACGGTATCCCGAAGGCAAACACCCGCAAGGGAGACCCCTATTACCACCACTGCTGTGGTACCGCAGAGCGGTTGGCAGAAGCACTTGGTCTGTCGCGGGAGCGGTGGGAAATCACCTTTCAGTCGCGTTTTGGTAAGGCGGAGTGGCTTCAGCCTTACACCGATAAAACCCTGATTGAGTGGGGGCGCAACGGTGTTGCCAGTGTCGATGTGCTGTGTCCTGCATTTGCCGCTGACTGCCTCGAGACGCTGGAGGAAATAGCGGTAGAGAATCGCGCTAATTTTATCGATGCAGGTGGCCGGGAATACCGATACATTCCTGCGCTCAATACCCGTGAAGATCATATCGCGATGCTCGAGGCCATTGCGCGGGAGCGCATTCCCGATTTAAAAGCCGGGTAA
- the adk gene encoding adenylate kinase: protein MRIILLGAPGAGKGTQAQFITEKFGIPQISTGDMLRAAVKAGTPLGLQAKDIMAAGKLVSDDLIIALVKERIAEPDCANGFLFDGFPRTIPQAQAMLDAEVSIDHVLEIAVDDEEIVKRLSGRRVHEGSGRVYHLIYNAPKNEGVDDVTGEPLVQRADDTEETVRNRLSIYHEQTEPLVGFYRELEQREPESAPKYSKVEGVGSMEDIRGKVLEALS from the coding sequence ATGCGAATCATACTTCTGGGCGCTCCGGGCGCAGGTAAGGGCACCCAGGCCCAGTTCATCACCGAGAAGTTTGGAATTCCTCAGATTTCCACCGGCGATATGCTCCGCGCCGCGGTAAAGGCGGGTACCCCGCTGGGATTGCAGGCCAAAGACATTATGGCAGCCGGCAAGCTGGTTTCTGACGATTTGATTATCGCGCTGGTCAAGGAACGTATCGCCGAACCTGACTGTGCGAATGGTTTCCTGTTCGATGGCTTCCCGCGCACCATTCCCCAGGCACAGGCCATGTTGGACGCTGAGGTATCCATTGACCACGTGCTGGAGATTGCCGTGGACGATGAGGAAATCGTGAAGCGCCTGTCTGGCCGTCGTGTTCACGAAGGCTCGGGTCGGGTGTATCACCTGATCTACAATGCCCCGAAAAATGAGGGTGTCGACGACGTCACCGGTGAGCCCCTGGTTCAGCGCGCTGACGACACGGAAGAGACCGTGCGCAACCGTCTGTCAATTTATCACGAGCAAACTGAGCCTCTGGTCGGTTTTTACCGCGAACTGGAGCAGCGTGAGCCGGAATCCGCGCCGAAATACAGCAAAGTCGAAGGCGTTGGCTCTATGGAAGATATCCGCGGGAAGGTGCTGGAGGCGCTGAGCTGA
- the mazG gene encoding nucleoside triphosphate pyrophosphohydrolase, whose protein sequence is MKETYTVEDLQYLMSQLRNPDGGCPWDLKQTFATIVPSTIEEAYEVAEAIEKEDFEHLHEELGDLLFQVIFYAQLGREEGHFDFSRIVDTLVRKLVRRHPHVFPSGQLYSDGRDDAPRGPIDEQQVKANWEAIKAEERQVKGEKGVLDGVAVGLPALTRAAKLQKRAAQVGFDWPEIDGVLAKVEEELRELREAIDSGNRDHAREELGDLLFSCVNLARHIKEDPEVALRQCNRKFEQRFGAVEAALKARDQQPSDVSLEELDRLWEASKG, encoded by the coding sequence ATGAAAGAAACCTACACCGTCGAAGATCTGCAATACCTGATGTCGCAACTGCGCAACCCCGATGGGGGTTGCCCCTGGGACCTGAAGCAGACCTTTGCCACCATCGTTCCCTCGACCATCGAAGAAGCCTACGAGGTCGCAGAAGCGATCGAGAAGGAGGATTTTGAGCACCTGCACGAGGAGCTTGGCGACCTGCTGTTTCAGGTGATTTTCTATGCCCAGCTTGGCCGTGAAGAGGGGCATTTCGACTTCTCCCGGATTGTCGATACCCTGGTGCGAAAACTGGTCCGGCGCCACCCGCACGTATTCCCCTCTGGGCAACTTTATAGCGACGGGCGTGATGACGCACCGCGTGGCCCTATTGACGAGCAGCAGGTCAAAGCCAACTGGGAGGCGATCAAGGCCGAGGAGCGGCAGGTTAAAGGCGAGAAGGGGGTTCTGGACGGGGTCGCGGTTGGCCTGCCGGCACTCACGCGGGCCGCGAAACTGCAAAAGCGCGCTGCCCAGGTAGGCTTCGACTGGCCGGAAATCGATGGGGTACTGGCGAAAGTGGAGGAGGAGCTCCGCGAGCTGCGTGAGGCCATTGATTCCGGTAACCGCGATCACGCGAGGGAGGAGCTTGGGGATCTACTGTTTTCCTGCGTAAATCTGGCGCGGCATATAAAGGAAGACCCCGAGGTGGCCCTGCGCCAGTGCAACCGCAAGTTCGAGCAGCGCTTTGGCGCGGTAGAGGCGGCACTGAAGGCGCGGGATCAGCAGCCGTCGGACGTTTCCCTGGAGGAGCTGGATCGACTGTGGGAAGCGTCCAAAGGTTAG
- the relA gene encoding GTP diphosphokinase, translating to MVQVRKNYPRLADGTLDREAWLRHIQAMAKLDGGTLVTLRKAVEMSEDAEQKAIDAENIWAEGTSSFLTGLEMVEILADLQIDGEALCAAMLYRAVREKRLSLKTVSEEMGETIAKLIRGVLQMAVIRSRTADTGEEKQRGAVEEHSENIRRMLVALVDDVRVALIKLAERTCAIRASKKADEAKRRRVAREVADVYAPLAHRLGIGHIKWELEDLAFRYLEPDDYMQIARLLDEKRLARQDYIDDVLSLLRNELAKAEIEGEVFGRAKHIYSIWRKMRRKNIGFSQVYDIRAVRILVPTVRDCYAVLGIVHNLWRNIPNEFDDYIASPKDNGYRSLHTAVIGPDRKVLEVQIRTFAMHEEAEYGVCAHWRYKGTDKKSGQLDGQDGYEQKISWLRQVLDWHEEVGGNPLQEDLQASDVDTRIYVFTPDGHVVDLPRGATPLDFAYRIHTEIGHRCRGAKVDGRIVPLNHELQTANQVEILTGKREAPSRDWISRSMGYITTSRARAKVIHWFKQQARDQNIAEGRTILDGEFKQLALADFDFEKLAKKLNMHSLDDLYAAVGAGDVGVGQVLNAAQRMVKVEQGEPVPSLTAPVARDGHADVYIDGVGNLLTQIARCCNPVPGDEIMGYITQGRGVSIHRKDCANMLRMQSDEPERILQVEWAEKPTEVYAVEIMVEAYDRHGLLRDVTTMLDSQRINITAMQTHSNKHKHTVDMVITAEIHNFEELSHVLHRINQLPNVASAKRRILH from the coding sequence TTGGTACAAGTCAGAAAAAACTATCCGCGACTAGCCGACGGCACCCTCGATCGGGAGGCCTGGCTGCGCCATATTCAGGCGATGGCAAAGCTCGACGGGGGCACCCTGGTGACCCTGCGCAAGGCCGTCGAAATGAGCGAGGACGCGGAGCAGAAGGCCATCGATGCCGAAAATATCTGGGCAGAAGGTACCAGTAGTTTCCTCACCGGCCTCGAGATGGTGGAGATTCTTGCGGACCTGCAAATTGATGGCGAAGCCCTTTGTGCCGCCATGCTCTACCGTGCCGTTCGCGAGAAACGGCTGTCGTTGAAAACCGTCTCTGAGGAGATGGGTGAGACCATCGCCAAACTGATTCGCGGTGTGTTACAGATGGCGGTTATCCGCAGTCGCACCGCGGATACTGGCGAAGAAAAACAGCGTGGCGCGGTCGAAGAGCACTCGGAAAATATTCGCCGTATGCTGGTGGCGCTGGTGGATGATGTGCGCGTGGCGCTGATCAAGCTGGCGGAGCGCACTTGTGCGATTCGCGCATCGAAAAAGGCGGACGAAGCCAAGCGCCGGCGTGTGGCGAGAGAAGTCGCCGACGTCTATGCACCACTGGCGCACCGGCTGGGTATCGGGCATATCAAGTGGGAGCTGGAGGATCTGGCGTTTCGCTACCTGGAACCCGACGACTACATGCAGATTGCCCGCCTGCTGGACGAAAAGCGTCTGGCACGTCAGGACTATATCGACGATGTTTTGAGCCTGTTGCGCAACGAACTGGCCAAGGCGGAAATTGAAGGGGAAGTGTTCGGCCGCGCCAAGCATATTTACAGTATCTGGCGAAAGATGCGCCGGAAAAATATCGGCTTCTCCCAGGTCTATGACATCCGCGCCGTCCGGATTCTGGTGCCCACGGTGCGCGACTGTTACGCCGTGCTGGGTATCGTGCACAACCTGTGGCGCAATATTCCCAATGAATTTGATGATTACATTGCTTCTCCCAAAGACAACGGTTACCGATCACTGCATACAGCGGTGATCGGCCCCGACCGCAAGGTGCTGGAGGTGCAGATTCGCACCTTCGCCATGCACGAGGAGGCCGAGTACGGTGTCTGCGCCCACTGGCGCTACAAGGGTACCGATAAAAAATCCGGGCAGCTGGATGGTCAGGACGGCTACGAGCAGAAAATTTCCTGGCTACGTCAGGTGCTCGACTGGCATGAGGAAGTGGGCGGGAATCCGCTGCAGGAAGACTTGCAGGCCAGCGATGTCGATACCCGCATTTATGTGTTTACTCCGGACGGGCATGTGGTGGATTTGCCCCGCGGCGCAACGCCGCTGGATTTCGCCTACAGGATCCACACCGAGATCGGCCATCGCTGTCGCGGCGCCAAGGTGGATGGGCGAATAGTGCCGCTCAACCATGAGTTGCAGACCGCGAATCAGGTTGAAATCCTCACCGGCAAGCGCGAAGCGCCCAGTCGCGACTGGATTTCCCGCAGCATGGGCTATATCACCACTTCCCGGGCTCGGGCAAAGGTCATTCACTGGTTCAAGCAGCAGGCGCGGGACCAGAATATTGCTGAAGGTCGCACTATCCTCGATGGGGAATTCAAGCAGCTGGCGCTGGCCGATTTTGATTTTGAAAAGCTGGCGAAAAAACTGAACATGCACTCTCTTGATGACCTGTATGCGGCGGTGGGCGCGGGCGATGTAGGCGTCGGCCAGGTGTTGAACGCCGCCCAGCGCATGGTGAAAGTGGAGCAGGGTGAGCCGGTGCCTTCTTTGACCGCGCCGGTGGCGCGGGATGGTCATGCGGATGTGTACATTGATGGCGTGGGCAACCTGCTTACCCAGATCGCACGCTGCTGTAATCCAGTGCCCGGCGATGAAATTATGGGCTACATAACCCAGGGACGCGGTGTTTCCATTCACCGGAAAGATTGCGCCAATATGCTGCGTATGCAGTCGGATGAACCGGAGCGTATCCTTCAGGTGGAGTGGGCGGAAAAGCCCACGGAAGTCTACGCCGTGGAAATCATGGTGGAGGCATACGACCGTCATGGCCTGCTGCGGGATGTGACCACCATGCTGGACAGTCAGCGTATCAATATTACCGCGATGCAGACGCACTCCAACAAGCACAAGCACACGGTGGATATGGTCATTACCGCAGAGATTCATAACTTTGAGGAGCTGAGTCATGTGTTGCACCGGATCAACCAGCTTCCCAACGTGGCGTCGGCCAAGCGGCGTATTCTTCACTGA
- the cysM gene encoding cysteine synthase CysM, which produces MTMEYPTIADCVGNTPLVRLQRLQGTTSNTILLKLEGNNPAGSVKDRPALSMISRAEQRGQIRPGDTLIEATSGNTGIALAMAAAIKGYRLILIMPETATDERKASMAAYGAELILVTAEQGMEGARDLALQMQEEGQGLVLDQFSNLDNPTAHIETTGPEIWRQTAGEITHFISSMGTTGTIMGCGRYLKQQNPEIQIIGLQPTEGSAIPGIRRWPQAYLPKIFVPEEVDQVMDISQREAEDMARRLAREEGIFCGVSSGGAVAGALRVSETVENATIVAIICDRGDRYLSSGLFSDAQAPG; this is translated from the coding sequence TTGACTATGGAATATCCCACTATTGCCGATTGCGTTGGCAATACGCCGCTGGTGCGATTGCAGCGCCTGCAGGGCACTACCTCCAATACCATCCTGCTCAAGCTGGAGGGGAACAACCCCGCCGGCTCGGTGAAGGATCGCCCGGCACTATCGATGATCAGCCGCGCGGAACAGCGCGGTCAGATTCGTCCCGGCGATACCTTGATAGAGGCCACCAGCGGCAACACCGGTATTGCTCTGGCCATGGCCGCGGCCATCAAGGGCTATCGGCTGATACTGATCATGCCGGAAACCGCGACCGACGAGCGCAAGGCATCCATGGCCGCGTATGGCGCTGAGCTGATTCTGGTCACCGCCGAACAGGGGATGGAAGGGGCACGGGACTTGGCACTGCAAATGCAGGAAGAGGGCCAGGGCCTGGTACTGGATCAGTTTTCCAACCTGGATAATCCCACTGCGCATATTGAAACCACCGGGCCGGAAATCTGGCGGCAGACCGCTGGTGAGATTACCCACTTTATTTCCTCCATGGGGACTACGGGCACCATCATGGGCTGTGGCCGATACCTCAAACAGCAGAATCCGGAAATCCAGATTATCGGCCTGCAGCCCACCGAGGGCTCGGCCATTCCCGGCATTCGCCGTTGGCCGCAGGCCTATCTGCCCAAGATCTTTGTGCCGGAAGAAGTGGACCAGGTGATGGATATCAGTCAGCGAGAAGCCGAGGACATGGCCCGTCGCTTGGCGCGGGAGGAGGGGATATTTTGTGGTGTCTCCTCCGGGGGCGCGGTTGCCGGTGCCTTGCGGGTATCCGAGACCGTGGAGAATGCCACCATCGTCGCCATCATTTGCGATCGCGGGGATCGGTATTTGTCCTCGGGACTATTTTCCGATGCGCAAGCGCCCGGCTGA